One window from the genome of Candidatus Didemnitutus sp. encodes:
- a CDS encoding glycoside hydrolase family 2 protein, with amino-acid sequence MQQLSLHTAPWRFRDATAGGPWRDAVVPGCVHTDLRRHELIPDPFWGTHELDLQWIEERDWEYTAKLHVSAQLLTEENVELVADGLDTVATVTLNGRKVARTANMFVAHRWDVKKLLRPGVNELTIRFDSALAYIRRTRRTHAPKEFNDPVGRSQVIRKQQCQFGWDWGPRFVTAGIWRDLRLEGWSKNRLLGVRLTQEHAADGTVALTLAPELARADRTATCHYRLKLSGIVVAEGVGHRIVIDHPQLWWPNGHGAQPLYTLAIEIRRGDGTPIGARVHRVGLRTIELDRHADAAGETFQFKVNGRVIFAKGANWIPAHAFVTTLKRSDYERDLRSAVEAHMNMIRVWGGGIYENEEFYDLCDELGLLVWQDFMFACAIYPGDRSFVRSVKTEAEQQVRRLRHRACLALWCGNNEIEALNNDPAHGNPPLLSTPANRAAYAALFETTLPAVVDAVDGVTPYWPSSPHRPSGDKREGLGGVKHTDGEKRGDTHYWDVWHARNPVKDYEKWRFRFVSEFGMQSYCSPETQATFCPPGDRNVFGAAMENHQKNRGGNQVILDYVSRRYRFPRTQDDLIYLSQLNQAYCMQTGVEHYRRLMPHCQGALYWQLNDCWPVASWSSIEFTGRWRALHYVARRFFAPALVSAHLPGDEIAGIGNYRRSTVREVHLHTVYDAPASARGVLRWDLFTLAGKIVLQGEKKVALHYGESVRQQTLDLAQPIAAHDRGALYLRVALDIDRTRVSEDTVFLTAPRFMDLPRATTHAQTELLSPRQAQVSFLSPVFQHRFAFELPGLAHKASDNYFELYPREPKTVTLDFARPVTLARLREALQWRSLADTY; translated from the coding sequence ATGCAGCAGCTCTCCCTCCACACCGCGCCGTGGCGCTTTCGCGACGCGACCGCCGGCGGCCCGTGGCGCGACGCCGTCGTGCCCGGCTGCGTCCACACCGATCTCCGCCGCCACGAACTCATCCCCGATCCGTTCTGGGGCACCCACGAGCTCGATCTCCAGTGGATCGAGGAGCGCGACTGGGAATACACCGCCAAACTGCACGTCTCCGCTCAGTTGTTGACCGAGGAAAACGTCGAGCTCGTCGCCGACGGCCTCGACACCGTCGCCACCGTCACCCTCAACGGCCGCAAGGTCGCGCGCACCGCTAACATGTTCGTCGCGCACCGCTGGGACGTGAAGAAACTCCTGCGCCCCGGCGTCAACGAACTCACGATCCGCTTCGACAGCGCGCTCGCCTACATCCGCCGCACGCGCCGCACGCACGCACCGAAGGAGTTCAACGACCCCGTCGGCCGCAGCCAGGTCATCCGCAAGCAGCAATGCCAGTTCGGCTGGGACTGGGGCCCGCGTTTCGTCACCGCCGGCATCTGGCGCGACCTCCGCCTCGAAGGCTGGAGCAAAAACCGCCTGCTCGGCGTGCGCCTCACGCAGGAACACGCCGCCGACGGCACCGTCGCCCTCACCCTCGCCCCCGAGCTCGCGCGCGCCGACCGCACCGCCACCTGCCACTACCGGCTCAAGCTCAGCGGCATCGTCGTCGCCGAAGGCGTGGGTCACCGCATCGTCATCGACCACCCGCAACTCTGGTGGCCCAACGGCCACGGCGCCCAACCGCTCTACACGCTCGCCATCGAGATCCGCCGCGGCGACGGCACGCCGATCGGCGCGCGCGTGCACCGCGTCGGCCTGCGCACGATCGAGCTCGACCGCCACGCCGACGCCGCCGGCGAGACCTTTCAATTCAAGGTCAACGGCCGCGTGATTTTCGCCAAGGGCGCCAACTGGATCCCCGCCCACGCTTTCGTCACCACGCTGAAACGCTCCGACTACGAACGCGACCTGCGCAGCGCCGTCGAGGCGCACATGAACATGATCCGCGTCTGGGGCGGCGGCATCTACGAAAACGAGGAGTTCTACGACCTGTGCGACGAACTCGGCCTCCTCGTCTGGCAGGACTTCATGTTCGCCTGCGCCATTTACCCGGGCGACCGCAGCTTCGTCCGCAGCGTGAAGACTGAAGCCGAGCAACAGGTCCGCCGCCTCCGCCACCGCGCGTGCCTCGCCCTGTGGTGCGGCAACAACGAGATCGAGGCGCTCAACAACGATCCCGCCCACGGCAACCCGCCGCTGCTCTCCACTCCCGCTAACCGCGCCGCCTACGCCGCACTCTTCGAGACGACACTCCCCGCCGTCGTCGACGCCGTCGACGGCGTCACGCCCTACTGGCCCTCTTCGCCGCACCGCCCCAGCGGCGACAAACGCGAAGGCCTCGGCGGCGTGAAACACACCGACGGCGAGAAGCGCGGCGACACGCATTACTGGGATGTCTGGCACGCGCGAAACCCCGTGAAGGATTACGAGAAGTGGCGCTTCCGTTTCGTCTCGGAGTTCGGGATGCAGAGCTACTGCTCGCCCGAGACGCAGGCCACCTTCTGTCCGCCCGGCGACCGCAACGTCTTCGGCGCGGCGATGGAGAACCACCAAAAGAACCGCGGCGGCAACCAGGTGATCCTCGACTACGTGTCGCGCCGCTACCGTTTCCCGCGCACGCAGGACGACCTGATCTACCTCTCGCAGCTCAATCAGGCCTATTGCATGCAGACCGGCGTCGAGCACTACCGCCGCCTCATGCCGCACTGCCAGGGCGCGCTCTACTGGCAGTTGAACGACTGCTGGCCCGTCGCCTCGTGGAGCTCGATCGAGTTCACCGGCCGCTGGCGCGCGCTGCACTACGTCGCGCGGCGCTTCTTCGCCCCGGCGCTCGTCTCCGCACATCTCCCCGGCGACGAGATCGCCGGCATCGGCAACTACCGCCGCTCCACCGTGCGCGAAGTGCACCTCCACACCGTCTACGACGCCCCCGCGTCCGCGCGCGGCGTGTTGCGCTGGGACCTCTTCACCCTCGCCGGCAAAATCGTGCTCCAAGGGGAAAAGAAAGTCGCGCTCCACTACGGCGAGAGCGTGCGCCAGCAGACCCTCGACCTCGCCCAGCCCATCGCCGCGCACGACCGCGGCGCGCTCTATCTGCGCGTCGCACTGGACATCGACCGCACGCGCGTGAGCGAGGACACCGTGTTCCTCACCGCGCCGCGCTTCATGGACCTGCCGCGCGCCACCACGCACGCGCAGACGGAGCTGCTGAGCCCGCGCCAGGCGCAGGTGTCGTTCCTCTCGCCCGTTTTCCAGCACCGCTTCGCGTTCGAGCTGCCCGGCCTCGCGCACAAGGCGAGCGACAACTATTTCGAGCTCTACCCGCGCGAGCCGAAGACCGTCACCCTCGACTTCGCCCGCCCGGTCACGCTCGCGCGGCTGCGCGAGGCGCTGCAATGGCGGTCGCTGGCCGACACCTACTAG